Within Desulfolithobacter dissulfuricans, the genomic segment TGCAGCAGGAGGCTCCGACCATGGAAATTTCTCCGGAAGAGGACCATGAAGTCACCGACGACACACCTGCTGTGGCCAGCAACCAGACCGATCCGGACAAAGCCGCCTGAACAGACCTGCACCGGTCTGCCTGTTTTTTGTTTTTTGTTTTTTGTTTTTCTGCCAAAGGTTCTCTAATTTGCCTTGTTGCCGCCCTGTTGCCCGCATCCTTTTGTTTCTCCCGTCAGCCTCCGGTTGTGCCGCTCTCCTCTGATGCAGCAAAAAAGCGTCTCCTCCCTGGTTTCCCTGCTGCTGCTTACCGGAATATTTTACCTGAACTTCTGTTCGCGCATCATCCTCGCCCCCCTGCTGCCCCAGCTTGAGCAGGACCTGCATCTTTCCCACGGGGCCGCTGGCGCGTTCTTCCTGATCATGAGCTGCGGCTACTTTCTCTCCCTGCTGGGCTCAGGCTTTGTCTCGTCCAGGCTGAACCACAAGGTCACGATCATCACCAGCATGGTGGCCGTCTCTGTTTCCCTGGCCCTGGTCGGCATGGCCACGGACCTGCTGCTGACCAGGGTCGGTTTTTTTCTCCTGGGCCTGGCGGCTGGACTCTACCTGCCCTCGGCCATCGCCACCATATCGGACCTGTTCCGGGCCGACCGCTGGGGACGGGCCTTTGGCCTGCACGAACTGGCTCCCAACCTGGCCTTTCTCACCGCCCCGCTGATCACCGCCTGGCTCCTGCCGCTGATCACCTGGCACCAGATTCTCTATATCCTGACCACAACCGGCCTGCTGATGGCCCTGATCTACGCAATTCTTGGCCGGGGCAGCCATCTGCACGGGGCACCGCCGGAACTAAACCGCTGCCGCTCCCTTATGGGACAGAGGGATTTCTGGATTCTGGTACTCCTGTTCGCCATGGGAATCACCGGCACCATCGGAGTCTACTCCATCCTGCCCACCTTTCTGGTCAGTGAACACGGCATGACCAAGTACCAGGCCAGCATGCTGGTGGGGCTGTCGCGGATCACCACCCTGGTTACGGCCCTTCTGGGCGGCATCCTGGCGGATCGATTCGGCAACCGGAGAACCATGGCCTCGGTCCTCCTCCTCACCGGGACCACCACGGCCTGTCTCGGGCTTTCGGCCACCGCTCTGGTTTCTCTCTGGGTCTGGCTGCAGCCGGTGCTGGCCGTCTGCTTCTTTCCACCGGCCTTTGCCATGCTCTCCCGGATCGGCTCGGCAGAAACCAGGAACGTGGTCATCTCCCTGGCCATTCCCCTGTCCTTTGTCCTGGGTGGCGGGCTGATTCCGGCGGCCATCGGTCGGCTGGCAGATTATGGTCATTTCCACCTGGCCCTGACCCTGACCGGGGTCTTTATTGCCAGCGGCTCGCTGATTGTCCGGTTCCTTGCCGCTGAAAAAAATCAGCAGGTCCCGGCTCCTGGCTGAGCAGGAGACTGCAGATCCACGTCGTCTACCCGCTGCCAGAGGCAGCAAGAGCTGTAACGTCCAAGAATTCCATGGAAACGAAAAACGAATCCAGGCAATCCGGTTCCGGAAAAAAATGGTGGCTTCCTGTCGGAGCAATGCTGGCCGCCCTCATCGGTGGCCTGATATTCTTCACTCCGCTTATCCTGCGCGTCGGCCTTGAGAAATGGCTGCTGGCCAACGGTGCCGACCAGGTACGAATCAGCGGTGTACGGCTCAATCCTCTGGCCGGCTCACTCTCCATCCGGGGTGTCGAAATTGTCCGGGACTCCAAAAAGGTGGTGCGGGACAGTGAAACCACCCTGGAGATAGAACTCGTTGGCCTGTTCCGGAAAAAGGCTATCCTCCGGAGGGCCACCCTGCGCGGCGTCGCAGTGGACCTGGAACAGCGTGCGGACGGTTCCTGGTGCTATGGTTTCTTCACCCCGCCGTCATCCGCAGAGGAAAAGCCACCGGAACCGGAACAGCAAAGCTTCTCGCCCTGGATCCTGGGTGCTGAAGAAATACTCGTCTCCGACAGCCAGGTCCACCTGAAGATCCCCGATCTTGAGCTGACCCTGAAGGTGGACAGCCTGCGTCTTTCCGAGCTGAGCACAGCCACCGGTGCCCAACCGGCAAAGCTTGTCTTTTCCGGCTCGATCAACGGGGCCCCGGTATCCCTGGACTTGGACAGCCTCCACCTCCTGCGCCATCCATCTCTGAGCGGAACTGTGGATATCCGTGGATTTCAGCTGACCTGGCTGGCCGATTTTCTCAAACCTTATCTCGGGCCCTTTACCGGTGCCGCCACGGTCAACGGTGTGGTCCGCCTCTCCCTCGGGCCGGATACGGATCTGGATGTGGCCTACGATGGTCATATCACTCTCGAGCAGGGGGACCTGGGCGGAGATTCCTGGGGAGTCCGGGGGAAGAAGGTCAGCTATTCCGGCAAAGCCCGGTTTCAGATGCCCCCCCGCGGAGCCATGGTGGTCGACGTGAATGGCCGTCTTGAAGGAAACGAGGTGGCGGTGACCGTACCGAAGGCCGACCTGCAAATCAAACAGCAACACCTCGTGGTCAACGGACCGGTCCAGGTCCATATCGGCGACGA encodes:
- a CDS encoding MFS transporter, translated to MQQKSVSSLVSLLLLTGIFYLNFCSRIILAPLLPQLEQDLHLSHGAAGAFFLIMSCGYFLSLLGSGFVSSRLNHKVTIITSMVAVSVSLALVGMATDLLLTRVGFFLLGLAAGLYLPSAIATISDLFRADRWGRAFGLHELAPNLAFLTAPLITAWLLPLITWHQILYILTTTGLLMALIYAILGRGSHLHGAPPELNRCRSLMGQRDFWILVLLFAMGITGTIGVYSILPTFLVSEHGMTKYQASMLVGLSRITTLVTALLGGILADRFGNRRTMASVLLLTGTTTACLGLSATALVSLWVWLQPVLAVCFFPPAFAMLSRIGSAETRNVVISLAIPLSFVLGGGLIPAAIGRLADYGHFHLALTLTGVFIASGSLIVRFLAAEKNQQVPAPG